One window of Methanothermobacter tenebrarum genomic DNA carries:
- the cutA gene encoding divalent-cation tolerance protein CutA translates to MFAIVYITTSGVEESEKIGEILVRERLAGCVNIIPSIKSFYWWDDEIEEDEESILIVKTIEENVKEIIKRVKALHSYENPCIIHLPIKGGSEDYLKWLLGEIR, encoded by the coding sequence ATGTTCGCCATAGTATATATAACAACATCTGGGGTGGAGGAGTCAGAGAAGATAGGTGAAATACTAGTCAGGGAGAGACTAGCAGGGTGCGTCAACATAATACCCTCCATAAAATCATTTTATTGGTGGGATGATGAGATAGAAGAGGATGAAGAATCCATACTAATAGTTAAAACCATCGAAGAAAATGTTAAAGAAATTATAAAAAGGGTCAAAGCCCTACATAGTTATGAAAACCCATGTATCATCCATCTTCCCATCAAAGGAGGATCAGAAGATTACCTTAAATGGTTATTAGGGGAAATAAGATGA
- a CDS encoding NAD+ synthase — MDLPPLDEKVIYRIKKFIRDKVEEAGTEGVVLGLSGGIDSTVTAYLCKEALGPDRVLGIIMPTGTTSPIDVKHARMVAEILGIENETIQIGPLIEPFKSLCYHRGTRLARGNLKARMRMIILYYHSNSLNRLVAGTGNRTELLVGYFTKYGDGGVDILPIGCLYKGQVKLLAEKLGVPVEIIEKTPTAGLWYGQTDEEELGIKYPILDRILYLMVDRGLDDQSISEIIKTPIGEVKRIRMMVENSRHKINPPEIPILEG; from the coding sequence ATGGATCTTCCTCCACTTGATGAGAAAGTAATATACCGGATTAAAAAGTTTATAAGGGATAAGGTTGAGGAGGCTGGGACTGAGGGTGTGGTTCTCGGTTTGAGTGGTGGGATTGATTCAACAGTCACCGCTTATCTCTGCAAGGAGGCGCTGGGCCCTGATAGGGTTTTGGGGATTATAATGCCCACAGGGACTACTAGTCCTATTGATGTTAAACATGCGCGTATGGTTGCTGAAATCCTCGGTATAGAAAATGAGACAATCCAGATAGGCCCTTTAATCGAGCCTTTCAAGTCCCTATGTTATCATAGGGGCACAAGACTTGCAAGGGGCAACCTTAAAGCCAGGATGCGGATGATAATATTATATTATCATTCTAATTCACTGAATAGGCTTGTGGCGGGCACGGGGAACCGGACAGAACTCCTGGTCGGTTACTTCACAAAATATGGTGATGGTGGCGTGGATATACTACCCATAGGCTGCTTATACAAAGGCCAGGTTAAACTCCTAGCAGAGAAATTAGGGGTGCCAGTGGAGATAATAGAGAAAACACCCACTGCAGGTTTATGGTACGGGCAAACCGACGAAGAGGAACTTGGAATAAAATATCCCATCCTTGATAGGATATTATACCTAATGGTAGACCGTGGCCTAGATGATCAGAGTATAAGTGAAATTATAAAAACACCAATAGGGGAGGTTAAACGTATAAGGATGATGGTCGAAAACTCACGTCATAAAATAAACCCCCCCGAGATTCCAATCCTGGAGGGATAA
- a CDS encoding H(2)-dependent methylenetetrahydromethanopterin dehydrogenase-related protein → MKVAVFGAGNQDLYVRHLNLPEKFGGEPPFGGSRMAMEFAEAGHDVILAEPNRSILEEEHWKMVEDTGVKVTDNDVEAASNAEIAVLFTPFGKKTFEIAKNIISHLPDGGIISNTCTVSPVVLYYVLERELRRERQDIGIASLHPAAVPGTPYHGHYVIGGRATSGLELASEEQIQKCVELAESCGKTAYVVPADVSSTVADMGSLVTAVTLAGVLDYYYVGTQIIKAPVEMVEKQILMTLQTVASLVESSGVDGMLKAITPELLVKSATSMHLLKEQEVLDAALNILSNLDDNVMKWIEKGEIKHTDLVAAQALTKELKNLMGGMAAEGTIRRCMRKMFE, encoded by the coding sequence ATGAAAGTAGCAGTTTTTGGAGCTGGTAATCAAGATCTTTATGTTAGACACTTGAATTTACCTGAAAAGTTTGGTGGAGAACCCCCATTCGGCGGTAGTAGGATGGCGATGGAATTTGCAGAAGCAGGTCATGATGTAATCCTCGCAGAACCAAACAGAAGCATACTAGAAGAAGAACACTGGAAAATGGTGGAAGACACCGGGGTTAAAGTGACCGACAATGATGTTGAAGCCGCCTCTAACGCCGAAATCGCAGTACTATTCACACCATTCGGTAAAAAGACATTTGAGATTGCCAAGAATATAATATCACATCTCCCAGATGGGGGGATTATATCAAACACCTGCACAGTCTCTCCAGTAGTATTATATTATGTTCTTGAAAGGGAGCTTAGAAGAGAAAGACAAGACATTGGAATCGCATCATTACACCCTGCGGCCGTGCCAGGAACCCCATACCACGGCCACTATGTGATCGGCGGACGTGCAACAAGCGGACTCGAACTCGCAAGCGAAGAACAGATACAAAAATGTGTCGAACTCGCTGAGAGCTGCGGTAAAACAGCCTACGTAGTCCCCGCTGACGTTTCAAGTACAGTTGCAGATATGGGTTCCCTTGTCACGGCTGTAACACTCGCAGGCGTCCTTGACTATTACTATGTTGGCACCCAGATCATCAAGGCCCCAGTAGAAATGGTTGAAAAACAGATACTCATGACACTCCAGACAGTAGCATCCCTCGTCGAATCATCAGGAGTCGACGGAATGCTAAAGGCTATAACCCCAGAATTGTTAGTCAAAAGCGCAACTTCAATGCACCTGCTCAAAGAACAGGAAGTATTAGACGCAGCACTCAACATACTCTCTAACCTAGATGACAATGTCATGAAATGGATCGAAAAGGGTGAAATAAAACACACAGATCTCGTAGCAGCCCAAGCACTTACAAAAGAGCTTAAAAACCTCATGGGTGGCATGGCAGCTGAAGGCACCATCAGACGTTGCATGAGAAAAATGTTCGAATAA
- a CDS encoding radical SAM protein: protein MKYRQVPFITLSEIGCRVWITLSGCNFNCKGCFSNARKPTGKPLTIEELVKLIKRSSQQYYGKLPEEIIITGGEPTLDKDYLLKLTSKLNFAHIILETNAHLLNKKYIKKLVKAGVKEFMVDLKALDDKKHKWYTGFSNKKILKNIKTIQENAKLVIKTLYIPGLVEENEIENIAKFIATINPKIEYRINDFKPMHGLSRNPTINEIEKAHSLAKKHLKNVIISRSCRRESKPLKKKTWITVFPDGTLKRRSTKDYKKRGDS from the coding sequence GTGAAGTACAGACAAGTACCATTTATCACATTATCAGAGATAGGATGCAGAGTATGGATAACATTATCAGGTTGCAACTTCAACTGTAAAGGGTGTTTCAGTAACGCGAGAAAACCCACAGGTAAGCCCCTAACCATAGAAGAACTTGTAAAACTCATAAAAAGATCATCCCAACAATATTATGGGAAACTCCCAGAAGAGATCATCATAACAGGAGGAGAACCAACACTAGACAAAGACTACCTCCTAAAACTAACCTCAAAATTAAACTTTGCACACATCATCCTAGAAACTAACGCACATCTACTCAACAAAAAATACATCAAAAAGCTTGTCAAGGCAGGTGTCAAAGAATTCATGGTAGACCTAAAAGCACTAGATGATAAAAAACACAAATGGTATACTGGTTTCTCCAACAAAAAAATCCTAAAGAATATAAAAACAATCCAAGAAAACGCTAAACTCGTCATAAAAACCTTATACATTCCCGGACTCGTTGAAGAAAATGAAATAGAGAATATAGCCAAATTCATAGCCACCATCAACCCCAAGATAGAATATCGCATCAACGACTTCAAACCAATGCACGGCCTATCCAGAAATCCAACAATCAATGAAATAGAAAAAGCCCACTCACTCGCAAAAAAACACCTTAAAAATGTTATTATAAGCAGAAGTTGCAGAAGAGAAAGCAAACCATTGAAAAAGAAAACATGGATAACAGTATTCCCGGATGGAACACTCAAAAGAAGATCAACAAAAGACTACAAAAAAAGGGGGGACAGCTAA
- the leuS gene encoding leucine--tRNA ligase produces MDIERKWQKRWEKAGIFQANPEGDEKLFLTVAYPYPSGAMHIGHGRTYTVPDVYARFKRMQGYNVLFPMAWHVTGAPVIGIARRIQRKDPWTWEIYQKVHKVPQGELEKFTDPEYIVEHFSKEYKRIMKAMGYSIDWRREFKTTDPQYQKFIEWQIKKLKKKGLIRKGEHPVKYCPECENPVGDHDLLEGEGVAINQLTILKFKLEDSYLVAATFRPETIFGVTNFWLNPKEKYIKVKVDGEKWIISEKSYENLSQQKKDMEILEEVNPEELVGSNVENPMTGEKHPILPAYFVDPEYGTGVVFSVPAHAPADYIALQDLKKDKKLQEKYKLEDILKGMKPVNVITIEGYGECPACETIEKFKIKNQKDPRLDDATNELYKIEHAKGKMSQHIPGYHGKPVAEAREEIAEQLKSEGKADEIFDFAEHPVICRCGGHCIVKIMENQWFIKYSDKEWKNLTLECLNSLRIIPGEVKANFEYYIEWLDDWACARRIGLGTHLPWDPEWIIEPLSDSTIYMSYYTISPHLKRLPADVLDDEFFDKIFLGQENKLKIDEKTANKISKEFNYWYPLDWRLSAKDLIGNHLTFHLFHHSAIFPPSKWPRGIVVFGMGLLEGKKMSSSKGNVVLLSDAIEAHGADVVRLFLMSSAEPWQDFDWREKEVIGTKRRLEWFREFGEKISDIIGSRGLSVSETPQPSSFIGKWMMARINLRIREATKALEGFQTRRALQEAFFLLRKDVDHYMKRIKGHVDEEAEDVLRYLLSVWIRLMAPFIPHTAEEMWEKYGGEGFVSEAPWPRPHEEFISLEVQRAEEMVQETIKDIMEIKKILNLTPKRVHVYVAPDWKWKVLEMAYEMGKPDMGALMGQAISEGIHDDKRELADFIKRILKDIVREEHPGRIDEYKILSDAREYMEEEVNAEIIIHEDAEYDPEGKAKNAIPYKPAIYLE; encoded by the coding sequence TTGGATATCGAAAGAAAATGGCAGAAGAGATGGGAAAAAGCAGGGATCTTCCAAGCCAACCCAGAAGGTGACGAGAAACTATTCCTGACAGTGGCTTATCCATATCCTAGCGGTGCCATGCATATAGGCCATGGGAGAACCTACACTGTACCAGACGTCTATGCACGATTTAAACGAATGCAGGGCTATAATGTGCTTTTCCCAATGGCATGGCACGTGACTGGCGCGCCAGTCATCGGAATAGCCAGGAGAATCCAGAGAAAGGATCCGTGGACGTGGGAAATATACCAGAAAGTCCACAAGGTCCCCCAGGGGGAACTGGAAAAATTCACAGACCCAGAATATATTGTAGAGCATTTCAGCAAAGAATACAAGCGGATAATGAAGGCCATGGGCTACTCAATCGACTGGAGAAGAGAATTCAAGACAACAGACCCACAATATCAGAAGTTCATCGAATGGCAGATAAAAAAACTAAAAAAGAAGGGACTAATCCGTAAAGGAGAACACCCAGTAAAGTATTGTCCAGAATGTGAAAACCCTGTAGGAGACCACGACCTCCTAGAAGGTGAAGGGGTGGCTATAAACCAGCTCACAATACTCAAATTCAAACTAGAAGATTCGTACCTTGTAGCTGCAACATTCCGCCCAGAAACTATCTTCGGAGTCACAAACTTCTGGTTAAACCCAAAAGAAAAATACATTAAAGTGAAAGTGGACGGGGAAAAGTGGATTATAAGCGAAAAATCATATGAAAACCTATCACAGCAAAAAAAGGACATGGAAATCCTAGAAGAGGTTAACCCAGAGGAACTGGTAGGTTCAAATGTTGAAAATCCTATGACAGGTGAAAAACATCCTATACTACCTGCATATTTCGTCGACCCAGAATATGGTACAGGCGTTGTATTCTCAGTCCCGGCACATGCACCAGCAGATTACATCGCACTACAGGACCTGAAAAAGGATAAAAAATTACAGGAAAAATACAAGCTAGAAGACATCCTCAAAGGGATGAAACCCGTGAATGTGATAACAATCGAAGGCTATGGAGAATGCCCAGCCTGCGAGACCATAGAAAAATTCAAAATAAAAAACCAAAAGGATCCCAGATTAGATGATGCCACAAACGAACTCTATAAGATTGAACACGCCAAGGGTAAGATGAGCCAACACATACCCGGATATCATGGCAAACCAGTGGCAGAGGCCCGTGAAGAAATAGCAGAACAATTAAAATCAGAGGGCAAAGCCGATGAAATCTTCGATTTCGCCGAGCATCCTGTGATCTGCAGGTGCGGGGGCCATTGCATCGTTAAGATAATGGAAAACCAATGGTTTATAAAATATTCAGACAAAGAATGGAAAAACCTGACCCTAGAATGTCTCAACTCCCTCAGGATAATACCAGGGGAAGTGAAGGCAAACTTCGAATATTACATTGAATGGTTAGATGATTGGGCCTGTGCAAGGAGAATAGGCCTTGGAACACACTTACCATGGGATCCTGAATGGATAATAGAACCTTTAAGTGATTCAACAATCTACATGTCATATTATACCATATCACCCCACTTGAAGAGATTACCAGCCGATGTCCTAGATGATGAATTTTTCGACAAAATCTTCCTAGGCCAGGAAAATAAATTAAAGATAGATGAAAAGACCGCTAATAAGATTTCAAAGGAATTTAATTACTGGTATCCGCTAGATTGGAGACTATCAGCAAAGGATCTTATAGGTAACCATCTCACATTTCATCTGTTCCATCATTCCGCGATATTCCCACCATCCAAGTGGCCCAGGGGAATAGTAGTATTTGGCATGGGCTTGCTTGAAGGAAAGAAGATGTCATCATCCAAGGGAAATGTCGTATTATTATCAGATGCCATAGAAGCCCATGGTGCGGATGTTGTAAGACTGTTTCTAATGTCATCTGCGGAACCATGGCAAGACTTCGACTGGAGGGAAAAGGAGGTTATAGGCACGAAAAGGCGCCTTGAATGGTTCAGAGAATTCGGGGAGAAAATCTCTGATATAATAGGATCAAGGGGATTATCAGTTTCAGAAACTCCACAGCCTTCATCATTTATTGGTAAATGGATGATGGCAAGGATAAACCTCAGGATAAGAGAGGCTACAAAGGCCCTTGAAGGATTTCAGACTAGAAGAGCCCTCCAAGAAGCGTTTTTCCTCCTGAGGAAGGATGTTGATCATTATATGAAGCGTATAAAAGGTCATGTGGATGAAGAAGCTGAGGATGTTCTCAGATACCTTTTAAGTGTATGGATTCGTTTAATGGCACCATTCATTCCACATACTGCAGAGGAAATGTGGGAAAAATATGGTGGTGAAGGTTTCGTATCAGAAGCTCCTTGGCCAAGACCCCATGAAGAATTTATAAGCCTAGAAGTTCAAAGGGCAGAGGAGATGGTCCAAGAGACCATCAAGGACATAATGGAGATCAAAAAGATCCTAAACTTAACCCCTAAGAGGGTGCACGTATATGTTGCCCCTGATTGGAAATGGAAAGTACTAGAGATGGCCTATGAGATGGGTAAACCTGATATGGGGGCTTTGATGGGACAAGCCATCTCTGAGGGAATACATGACGATAAGAGGGAGCTGGCAGATTTTATAAAAAGGATCCTAAAGGATATTGTAAGGGAAGAGCATCCTGGACGTATTGACGAGTATAAGATATTATCCGATGCTAGAGAGTACATGGAAGAAGAAGTTAACGCAGAGATAATAATCCACGAAGATGCTGAGTATGATCCAGAAGGAAAGGCTAAAAACGCCATCCCATATAAGCCTGCAATCTACCTGGAATAG
- a CDS encoding DUF4013 domain-containing protein: MKVGEIVGEALDYPGTDLKKVVTLGALKVILSFLIIPMFLVYGYWLRVLKATIAGFDELPDFDEWGGMFIDGLKVLVVGIVYMIIPMIFLVAGILSISINPTDPTFGIISIVIGVILAIIFALVEQIAIAHMAFNDRIGAAFQIGEILNVISEITWTKYIIWIIGVAIIQSGTMNVTLAILGLIFLPIISAFGALSLTQMNLGAGLAIFVIGFIIAALIIYLFVVPYLAIFHSRALGRLYADR; encoded by the coding sequence ATGAAAGTTGGTGAAATTGTAGGCGAGGCCCTTGACTACCCTGGGACAGACTTGAAGAAAGTGGTAACATTAGGAGCATTAAAGGTCATACTAAGTTTCTTGATAATACCAATGTTCCTAGTTTACGGGTACTGGTTAAGAGTCCTCAAGGCTACAATAGCAGGTTTTGATGAGCTTCCAGACTTTGATGAATGGGGTGGAATGTTCATTGACGGACTTAAAGTCTTAGTAGTTGGTATAGTCTATATGATAATACCAATGATATTCCTAGTAGCTGGTATACTATCAATTTCCATCAATCCTACTGATCCTACTTTTGGGATTATCAGCATAGTAATAGGGGTTATCCTAGCCATTATATTTGCACTGGTAGAACAAATTGCAATAGCTCATATGGCATTCAATGATAGGATAGGAGCAGCATTCCAAATCGGGGAAATATTAAATGTCATATCAGAGATTACATGGACAAAATATATTATCTGGATCATCGGCGTTGCAATAATACAATCAGGTACAATGAATGTAACTCTAGCCATACTTGGCCTTATATTCTTGCCCATCATCTCAGCGTTCGGGGCTTTATCATTGACTCAGATGAATTTGGGGGCTGGATTAGCTATTTTCGTAATCGGTTTCATCATCGCCGCCTTGATTATCTATCTCTTCGTGGTACCTTATCTTGCCATCTTCCATAGCAGAGCACTTGGCCGCCTATATGCAGATAGATAA
- a CDS encoding TRC40/GET3/ArsA family transport-energizing ATPase — protein sequence MAFKDLFKFSKGKTTFIFVGGKGGVGKTTISAATALWMAKSGKKTLVISTDPAHSLSDSFEKKISHVPTFIQENLYAVEIDPEIAMEEYQEKLKEQSEVNPGMELLQEQMDMASMSPGIDEAAAFDQFLKYMTTDEYDVVIFDTAPTGHTLRLLSFPEMMDSWVGKLIKLRRQIGALAKAFKNILPFMGDEEEEDRALKDLEATKKKISEARAVMSDPERTSFKMVVIPEEMSIYESERAMKALEKYDIHTDAVIVNQILPEESDCEFCRARRRLQQERLKMIQEKFSNQILAQVPLLKKEAKGIKTLEKIAEILYGKPLTEKT from the coding sequence ATGGCATTCAAAGACTTGTTCAAATTTAGCAAGGGAAAAACAACATTCATATTCGTAGGAGGTAAAGGAGGGGTGGGTAAAACCACCATATCAGCTGCAACAGCACTCTGGATGGCTAAATCCGGTAAAAAAACACTTGTAATATCAACAGATCCTGCACATTCATTATCTGACTCATTTGAGAAAAAGATAAGTCATGTCCCAACATTCATCCAAGAAAACTTATATGCAGTTGAAATAGACCCAGAAATTGCAATGGAAGAATACCAGGAAAAACTAAAAGAACAATCAGAAGTAAACCCTGGAATGGAACTCCTACAAGAACAGATGGACATGGCATCCATGTCCCCAGGGATCGACGAAGCAGCAGCCTTCGACCAATTCCTAAAATATATGACAACAGACGAATACGATGTCGTAATATTCGACACAGCACCAACAGGACACACCCTCAGACTCCTATCATTCCCAGAAATGATGGACTCATGGGTGGGGAAACTAATAAAACTTAGAAGACAAATAGGGGCACTTGCAAAGGCATTCAAAAACATCCTACCATTCATGGGAGACGAGGAAGAAGAAGACAGAGCACTAAAAGACCTTGAAGCCACAAAAAAGAAAATCAGCGAAGCAAGGGCAGTGATGTCAGACCCCGAAAGAACATCATTCAAGATGGTCGTAATCCCAGAAGAAATGTCAATCTACGAATCTGAAAGGGCCATGAAAGCGCTTGAAAAATATGACATCCACACAGACGCCGTTATAGTAAACCAGATACTCCCAGAAGAAAGTGACTGCGAATTCTGCAGGGCAAGAAGACGACTACAACAAGAAAGATTAAAGATGATACAGGAAAAATTCAGCAACCAGATATTGGCACAAGTTCCATTACTCAAAAAAGAAGCGAAAGGCATAAAAACATTGGAAAAAATAGCCGAAATACTCTACGGCAAACCATTAACAGAAAAAACATAA